The following DNA comes from Erigeron canadensis isolate Cc75 chromosome 3, C_canadensis_v1, whole genome shotgun sequence.
AAGACTTGTGTACCAAGATTTCACTTTGTGATGCTTTGGTTGTTAGAAGTGGGACAAAAGTGACACGTGAAGTTTTCGAGTCATCTTTAGGTAGACTTAAAGTTGTTGGACGGGCTGGTGTTGGAATTGATAATGTCGATTTGGCAGCTGCAACAGAACATGGGTGTCTTGTTGTTAATGCACCTAATGCTAATACGGTTGCAGCTGCTGAACATGGGATTGCTTTGTTGACTTGTATGGCAAGGAATGTAGCTCAGGCTAATGCTTCTATTAAATCTGGTTAGTCAAGATTTGATTATAATGTAGATTGTAAGTTTTAAGCATTTCATAGTTTAGCTTGAAGGAGGACTTTTTGTTGTTAATTGATGGTACCGAAAATTGACCCAATAATATGCTTAAAATATAAGCTAACAGAGTGTTGTTGGTTTGCTGATTGTATTAAAGCAGAACTTGTTGAAATGCTTGCCTTTTATTATACTTAATTACACTTATAGTTTTTAATGTTATGTCCATATTCATATTGAATCCAACTTTTGTGAAATATTGTGGTTCATGAAGCTTATATGATTTATAAGCACtattgtttagttgtttttcttGTCAAAAAGGTTGTTGATTCTTGTCTGTTTATCATATCTGACAAGTGAATCCTTGCATTCTTGTCTCTTTTggaatttattatattatatgcatGACATGGTAAAGCACTGCAGGAAAGTGGGAGAGAAACAAATATATGGGTGTATCGCTTGTTGGGAAGACTCTGGCAGTGATGGGTTTTGGGAAGGTTGGGACAGAAGTTGCTAGACGTGCTAAGGGCCTCGGTATGCATATATTTGCACATGATCCTTATGCTCCACCGCAACGTGCTCATGCAATTGGCGTGGATTTAGTGAGTTTTGATGAAGCCATTTCAACAGCTGACTTCATCTCACTTCACATGCCTCTCACTCCTGTTACATCTAAACTCTTTAATGACGAAAACTTTGCAAAGATGAAGAAAGGAGTTAGACTGATCAATATTGCTCGTGGGGGAGTGATAGACGAAGATGCGTTGGTGAGAGCATTGGATGCCGGCATAGTAGCACAGGTACTTATTCGTTTCTCGTCTCCCTCTTTTGGTTGTCTGTGCATAGATTTTAGTTAATGTGTTTTGTACTTGCAGGCTGCACTTGATGTTTTCACTGAAGAACCACCACCAAAGAATAACAAGTTGGTTAATCATGAAAAAGTCATTGCTACTCCTCATCTTGGTGCTCGTACTATGGAAGCTCAGGTTTGTGATAATTGAAAGCATTgtacttttaattcaatttcaccTATTGTCACAGGGTCTTATTCAAGCTTTTTGCAGGAAGGAGTAGCAATTGAAATCGCGGAAGCTGTTGTTGGAGCCTTAAGAGGTGAGCTTGCTGCTACTGCAGTAAATGCGCCCATGGTTCCTCCTGAGGTACTACTCATAGCTACGTTTCTAATCTGTAGCCTTGGGGAGAGATGATTTCGACCCATTAGCTATAAACAGGTCATTCATGTTATGGCTTTAATCTAGAgggtcaaaaaaaaaaagtttgttaatGGTCTATAGGAGTAGAAAGCTATCCGAAGCCTATTTTTTTATGTGTAAAATATCCTAGTTcacttttgaaaaaaattagacctctttaaaatttatgactttttttagttatattctTACATATTTTTTTGGCAAAAAGATAGTCTTTCAGGTGAACCCCAAATGACCTGTTTTAATCTGCACAAAACATTAAACGTTTTGACTCTTTACCCAACTTGCCCGGTTTACCCAGTTTGCCATATGTCTTCTGTATATATCTGATTGGTGATCTGTTTGAAAAATGCCATGCCATATTATTCTGGGTTTCTGCCGCAGGTACTTAAAGAACTCAAGCCATATGTTACACTTTCTGAAAAACTTGGAAGGTTGGCTGTCCAACTAGTAGCAGGGGGAAGTGGTATAAAATCCGTAAAGGTCACATACTCATCTGCCAGAGCTCCTGATGATCTGGACACTAGACTACTCCGTGCCATGATCACAAAAGGTCTCCTCGAGCCTATCTCCAGTGTCTTTGTCAACATAGTGAATGCAGATTTTACAGCTAAACAAAGAGGACTCCAAATCAATGAAGAATGGGTCATCTTAGATGGGTCACCCGAGAAGCCACTTGAGCTCATCCAGGTCCAAATTGCTAATGTAGAGTCAAGATTTGCCAGTGCAATCTCCGAGGCTGGAGATATTAAAGTGGAGGGGCGGGTAAAAGACGGGGTTCCACATTTGACAAAAGTTGGAGGTTTTGATGTGGATGTGAGTTTGGAAGGAAGTATTATACTTTGCAGGCAGGTTGATCAACCAGGTATGGTTGGAAGTGTAGGAACAATATTGGGAGAAGAGAATGTAAATGTGAGCTTCATGAGTGTAGGAaggattgcaccaagaaaacaAGCTATTATGACAATTGGTGTTGATCAGAAACCGAGTAAAGATTCGTTGAAGAGGATTGGAGAGATTCCGGCTGtcgaagagtttgtctttctTGCTTTGTAGTGTGGGTGATGGATAAGCTCGATTTGGCctaaatattgttttattttgcatTGAGGAAGCTTCAAGCTCATATTGGTCATGGGTCGAGGGCGGCCATTCTGCATCCATTCAGCATTGCTTTGTCAGGCTTTCGCCCATTGCAGAATGGTCATGATGCAGCTTATTGCGTTATATGGAGTTTGGGTAAAATGAGATGCattcaaaacacaaacagatatttgatcagtttttctcttttttttttttttttttgagcttTAGTCAGGTTGGTTAACATGAGTACATGACAAAGGTAAATTTTAGTATGATTTTCCCTGCTTCATATTCATAAATATTTACTACGTCGGATATGATTACAGAGCTATCTTATCACAACAATTTGAACAGAACATTTTTAGAAGAATGTATTGTATACTTTAAATTGAAATCCACTTTAGTTTTGACTTACTACCAATTTGTTCCTCTGAAGCCTTTGACTTACTATCAATTGACCAACCTAagcaaattttttttgtaatgttttattttattttatgataaatacatatacatattactCATTTTTTTATTCTAACTAATCCTCTTTTTGATTCAATCAATATATAGTTAACCAAACATTAATAATCATCACCCTTGTTctactttttttacttttgacatTACTTGCATATATTGTTGTTAGACGCAAAATCTACGTAAAAACAGGGACTACTAACAATTACATATGTCCCTTGGCAGAAAGGGAAGGCCATGACTTTGATGCATATGAAGGAATTATATGGGAATAAGTCAAAATATTTTGGTCAACTTAATGGCCTTGACTTTCATGATGAGAATGTGAATGAAAAGATAACTTATAGTGATCTTTAGGATTCAATAAAGTGCACAATATATATGAGAATGCTGGGTTTTGGAGTACTAATGAAAGTCAATGTGTGAAACAAAAGGAATGGAAAGGGAATGCAATGCATTCCCTTTACTTCAgattgtttttaagtttttggaACTCTTGCTTTATTTACATGATTATGTGTTCATATTGCAAGTTGCTGTTTAAATTAAACTACAtgttaattagatatatatatatatatatatgtcttatattaagatttaaaattaaagtaataatATGTACCAAGATggttcagaaaaaaaaaagaagcaaaatcaacaaaaaaaaaaactgtgttTAACGATACGTTCGCATATCGTTAACTACAGATAGGGAACATCTGCAGAAGATATCACATTAAGTCCACATTCTTCATTTACATGTTATGTATGTCAGTAAATATAGGTTTTCATACAGATAATTAAGCTCTTCTGTGTGGTTCTGCCATTTGTTATACCTTCAAATCGATTTGCTTAATTCACATAGCTTAAACCACGATTTTGCAGATGCCATGCAAATCGATGTGTCATTCCTTTTGCAAGTTTTCGATGTGGTTTAATCATCGTGTTAAGTATATATGTTCAAGTGGATTCCCTTTATTGAAAGtgtttttcttatctttctAATCAAGGGACACCAAATTTAATTACACCAAAAGCAATATAAAGAGGACTCCAAGATAACTTCAACTGAAAGTACTTATTTGTAACATGTTTTATTCTAGGTTCATGCATTCCATCAGTTtatttgcctataaatagagaaGCTAACAGTTGCAATAAGCACCATTCTAAATAGATAACAATTGAGTATACCTCTGCATTACAAaagttcaaaattttaataggTTTCTTAAGTCTGGGCTGCAATGGCTCGATCAATGGTTTGTCGTGGTATGTTACTTGCGATGCTCGTATTATTTATGCTAATGGCATTTGGTGAGGCGACTGCACGTTTAAACACTAACAAGCCTAAGGAAGTTACTTGCAAAGACAAGGTATACAAAAAATGTTATAACACGGTGCATGTTTGTCCCAAGTCTTGTCCTGATGGCTGCACTGTTAATTGTGCCTCATGCAAACCAATTTGTCTCGGCTCCACTACACCATGGCCATCACCTCCGTcactatcaccaccaccaccaacatacTCACCACCTCCAACACCATACTCACCTCCTAGATACTCGCCCCCTACATACTCACCCCCTACATACTCGCCACCTGACTACTCGCCCCCTAACTACACACCACCTGATTACTCACCACCAGACTACTCGCCACCTGACTACTCACCCCCTACATACTCACCACCTGACTACTCACCACCTAACTACACACCACCTGATTACTCACCACCTGACTACTCGCCCCCTACATACTCACCACCTGACTACTCGCCCCCTACATACTCGCCACCAGACTACTCACCTCCTGACTACTCGCCCCCTGACTACTCATACTCACCACCTGACTACTGATACCCACCCCCTTATGCGCCACCTGGTTCATATTAACAAGAAACTTACTCACCAACTCCCAGCACTGATAACATGCTACATGCATACACTATTTGAagttttattatgtgtttttgtgTAATGATACTAATGAATAAAGATCCTTCCAATAGTTGAATAAAATGTTTCTTTGCATTTCCTTATCAATAAGTTCATTTCTTCtggtatctttggttgttaAACTTCTATTACATATTGCATTTGTTATCTACATATATAGTTCAGGTTATGGATTCTATTTGCTTGAAATGTAAAGAATTTAAACTAGGAGCGTCTCAATCACTTTGAGAACCTAAAGCGAAATGAGAcctaaaaaatttatataacatagaaagtaagtaactcccaatgccgtcttccacgggttttgggtcccaataccgtctttgacggtgtatgggggaggttgatatgtagacagtcttacccctaccaaaggtagagagactgcttccaggttctaccataggtagaaaaggacctccagccttgctgggcatgaggatcgaacccatgacctctgtttccagaggcatgagctccaaccactgatctaACCCAGTTATATACTCGACTAATGTTGTGACACATTATTGGGTTATTTCCATACATTATTGGTTTATGTGCTTTAAATCCCATCTATACAATCCCATCTATAGCCTTAGTTCATTTCTATAGCTTTACCTTTTGAGATATCCCTGATTCAACTCAAAACTACAACTTGTATGGGTTGTTTATTTTCATTGTATTGCTTCAAGGCAACCTCAAATTGTTGTGAGAGCTCGTCTATAGAGGAAATTGACAGATAGgtttgagataaaacataacccagaTTGACgaatacataaatatatgggTTGAAATTTCAACATTTATAGGTCTCTCTACACAAGCCAGTTTGCCTGCAATTACATGAAACGACGCCTTATGCTTGAAGCATCTTTTCTACTACAGATTCTGAAATTTACATAAAATTCTGCTCTTACACACTCATCTTCCTGCTTATCCTCTCAATATTTTAGCGAAACTACATTTCGGCGAATTCAACAGAACTTATACAACACCCGAGCCATTATTACAACATTTAAATTCTATTAACATCTTTTAGCACCACTTGATTCTGTGGTGTAGGCAACTATCTCACCCTACCAGCTTTACATTTTCAAATGGTCCCTTGAAGCCGACTTTTTAGTCCATATCCGTATCATAACACTTTATGACCCTGAGATGAACGGAAGACTGGCAGCTACGGTTGTGGGAGAGAAATGTAGGTTCTGAGTTGCTAAATATGTTGCGATCCCTGCAGCATAGCCAGCAAAAGCGAAACCACTAGCCTGAACCGAGTAAAAATTGTgatattacaaatttatattagTTTTAGAGTTCAAAAGCGGTCCCTAGTTACAAAAAACAATAATAGCATATTAAAGATTGTATCATCTTAGAACAAAACCCCTGGGCCTCATGTATCGTGACAATATGGCACGTACCATACTTGAGCTAGAACAGAAGTTCGAATATTGGTATCAGAAGTTATATGCTGGAGGTGTCAACATGGGTGGGTCAGATAGCTGGCTTTTCTTTTAAGATGATATTCACACACCACACACTATACAGATATTTGTCCTCAATGAGACTCGAACCAACAAGCTCCAGGTCTAGTAAAGACACAATTGAACAGGCAAGGGCGCAAGGCCAAGTTTAACTTACCAACAGTCGATTGTCCAACCTTTTTTTAACTATTACTAAAATTATGAATACATAAAATTGCCATCACAAAACCACTAATGTTAAAGCAATCATCTAAATctatgtgaaattgtgaatgaAACTCTTTAGGAGGTTGTAATGATGTATACACCAAAACAGTATTTTCAGCATGTTTTACCCATTTCCTTGTTAGCCTGTAtgctttagttttttttccaaCCAATCTGATACGTTTAAAATAATACAACCCTATTTGACCTATTCGTGTGTAAACAGATTGGGATTGCCATAGCTTATTTATTAAGGAAACTTTAAAGTGGAAAGAACATACCTTCCGGAAATACCAGAAAAAGTCAATTTTCTCCATTCCCATTAAAGCAACACCAGCAGCAGAACCAATGACAAGCATGGAACCACCTGTGCCTGCACAAAATGCTACCAACTGCCAAAACTGGGAGTCTTGAGGATAAGACGAAAGGTCATACATTCCCATTGCTGCAGCCACGAGTGGAACATTATCTATAATTGCAGAAACTACCCCTATTGCACTTGCAATCAGCTCGCTACTGGGGATATGAGAATCTAGATAATTTGCTATTTCTCGAAGAATCCCTGCTGCCTCCAAGCTAAGGTGTAAAGATTTCGATCAAGAATAGAGTGTTAGTGAAAAGTCCAATATTTTCTGTTAAAATTCACTAGAAGCAACTAGGCTTTGAGTTATTTACTATAACAGTAACCAAATTTCGACAGCCCTTACTACTAAGGCTCATCAGAGAAATTATGTATAGAAATGTCGGTTTTCAGCAGAAATGGAGAATTATTGTGTAAAAAGTGATCCATTAATTACTGACCAAAAAATTTGGTTCGAGTAGTAAAATAGAAAAATGTCAAacaattttcctttttttctacaaaaaataaattgtgATATTGATGCATACCTGCTGACAGATAATAGGATCCCCAGAAAGAAGAGTGCTCCTTGAGTATCAATACGGGATAAAGCCTGAGGTACTTTTAACCGTTGTCTCTCTGATTCGCCATAGTGGATAGCATCAGTTAAGATCCAAAGAACTCCAAGCCCAAATAGCATACCCAAATAAGGAGGCA
Coding sequences within:
- the LOC122592994 gene encoding D-3-phosphoglycerate dehydrogenase 3, chloroplastic-like, producing the protein MAALFLSSSSSNFQPFIKHKNPSLWTHHSTPRHHNRRHSFTVLSSSSMNTKPTILVSEELGEAGISLLKTFANVDCSYNLTHEDLCTKISLCDALVVRSGTKVTREVFESSLGRLKVVGRAGVGIDNVDLAAATEHGCLVVNAPNANTVAAAEHGIALLTCMARNVAQANASIKSGKWERNKYMGVSLVGKTLAVMGFGKVGTEVARRAKGLGMHIFAHDPYAPPQRAHAIGVDLVSFDEAISTADFISLHMPLTPVTSKLFNDENFAKMKKGVRLINIARGGVIDEDALVRALDAGIVAQAALDVFTEEPPPKNNKLVNHEKVIATPHLGARTMEAQEGVAIEIAEAVVGALRGELAATAVNAPMVPPEVLKELKPYVTLSEKLGRLAVQLVAGGSGIKSVKVTYSSARAPDDLDTRLLRAMITKGLLEPISSVFVNIVNADFTAKQRGLQINEEWVILDGSPEKPLELIQVQIANVESRFASAISEAGDIKVEGRVKDGVPHLTKVGGFDVDVSLEGSIILCRQVDQPGMVGSVGTILGEENVNVSFMSVGRIAPRKQAIMTIGVDQKPSKDSLKRIGEIPAVEEFVFLAL
- the LOC122591855 gene encoding repetitive proline-rich cell wall protein 1-like → MARSMVCRGMLLAMLVLFMLMAFGEATARLNTNKPKEVTCKDKVYKKCYNTVHVCPKSCPDGCTVNCASCKPICLGSTTPWPSPPSLSPPPPTYSPPPTPYSPPRYSPPTYSPPTYSPPDYSPPNYTPPDYSPPDYSPPDYSPPTYSPPDYSPPNYTPPDYSPPDYSPPTYSPPDYSPPTYSPPDYSPPDYSPPDYSYSPPDY